The Chthoniobacterales bacterium genomic interval AAATTCTGGCGCTGCACGACATTGTAAACCACCGCGGTCGGATCGCCGAAGAAGCTCCGTCGCCAGTCCGGAAGGGAATAAATCCCCATGACAAGGGCATCCGGGCGTTCGCGGCGGATGATCGCCGCCGCATCGCGGAACATTTCGGCAGAGGCGCGCATGGCGCGCTTGTAAGCGAAGGGATGAAGCAGGAGCCCCGGCGGCCAGTGTCCGGCGATGTAACCCAGATTGAGCGCACCGTTGGGCTCGTTCTGCGGAACGTAGATGCGCACGTAAGGCTTCATGGCGCGGACCACGCGGGTCACGTGCGCACGCCAGGCTTCCTGCGCATCAGGGTGGAGAAAGTTCGCACGGCTCTTGTCGTGACCGTCGTAAAGCCAATCGGGAAACGTGAAGTGCCAGAGATTGACGACGGGCTCGATGCCCGCGGCGCGCAGCTGGCGCGCCATTCCCACGTAACGGGCCAAGGCCTGCCCGTTGATCACGCCGGGCTTGGGTTCCACGCGCGCCCACTCGACGCCGAAACGGAAATGCGACACCCCGAGCTGCTTCAGCGCTTTGAGGTCGAGATCGAACCTCGACCATGAAGACACTGCTTTGTCGCCGCGCGCCGGCGCTTTGCCCTCCCCGGCAAAGACGTCCCAGTCGGTGCGGAAGTTCATCGGATCGTCCGCCGCCATGCCGCGATCCTCGTTCTGGAAACTGGCGGTCGATGTGCCCCACCAGAATTTTTCCTTCGGCAAAGGCTTCAACACCACCGCATCCGCGGGCTTCCGGTATTGACCCGGCGGCGTGACGCAACCGGCGAGAGCAACCAGCGCGGTGGCGAGAAGAAGTCGGGCTGCTTGCATCGGATTTTGCACGTTAGTATCTTCGCCAAATGTTGGCAATTCGCGTCCTTGTCGCCATCGGGTGCTTGCTGCCGACCGTTGCGGGCGCCGCGCTGCGATCCGAACAAGCCCCCGATTCGGTGGAACTCAACGACGGCACGGAGTTGCACGGCCTGATCCTGCAGAACACGCGCGACATGGTCGTGCTGGAGACCGACAAAGGCGAAGCGCGGCTTCCCAAGGAATACATCCGCCGTATCGACGACGCGCCCAACGGCGAGGCGATCTTTCAGGACATCGTCGAGAAGAACGGTCTGCCTTCGTGGCGCTCGATCGTGCACGACATGCGCACCTACGACTCGGTGCAGGCCTTCGAGCAGATTCCGCCGACCGCCATCGACAACGGCCTGTTGCGCAACATCCCTTACCTCTCCTTCAAGGTGAACCACGAGTGGGAGCTTAATGTTTACGGGCGCCCCGACAGCCCGGTCGCCGTGGAGTTGGGCATTTACGGCGACCGCCCGCTCAACGGCAAGACGCTGCGGATTTTCCGGGAATTCATCGCCGGCCATCTCGACGGCAAAGACCAGATACGCGCGCTCTACAGTTTGAGCCCGAAGCGGCAGGACGCTCGAGCCGGCAAACTCGCTTTCCGCCTCATCCGGCCCCGCGATCCGGACGGCTACGGAGGCACTTGGTTTGTCGTCTATCGCCCCGATTTGCTGGAGCATGCGCGGTTGCCGGATCAAGCCTACGCGGCCATCACGCGACCATTCGAGGAGGTCAACAATCCGGACGGCAGCCTGCGTGCCGACAAGAAACAGGCGAATATCAGTTGGCTGGAACGCGCAATGAAAACGTTGACCGGCGAAGAGCCCGAATTGCGCGGATTCTACCGGGACAAGAACGGCGTCTTCCGTGTGTTAAGGAACGATTCCTAGTCGGGCCGCGCCAGCATCGCTGATCTTGCGCAGCGCCAAATTGTCGGAGCCCAGAGTCAATAGGAATGGCGTTTACGTTATTTGCTTTGTCCTTGGGCTTGGCGCCGGAAGGTAAAATTAATTTGCAAATTAAAATGGTCTGTGGGAATTGTTTGGATGTGACATTCGTGTCATAGACATAATCCAACAAGAAACAACAAAAGTGAACTACGCTACAAGACAACGATCCGCCGTGCAGAAAACGCTGGAGGATGCTGGCCGTCCCATGACGCCTGCTGACATCTGGACGGTTGCACGCGGCCTGTCGCCCGGGTTGGGCATCGCAACCGTTTACCGCGCTCTGCGCATCCTCATGGACATGGGGGAAGTGGAGATCGTGGAGATTCCGGGTGCACCGCCCCACTACGAGCGCAAGCACCCTCAACACCACCACCACTTCCTCTGCGACGCATGCCAGCGCGTGTTCGAGGTCGAGGCCTGCGCCTCCGGCATCGATCAGATTGCTCCGCAGGGATTTGTGGTCAAACGCCACTCGCTCACCCTTTACGGAGCCTGCGCGGAATGCGCAGCCAAGGGAGGCGGAACAACGCCTGCTTGATCAGGTTCGGATTTTTATCCGGAAAAGGCCCGTCCTCCAGGACGGGCCTTTTGTTCATGCGGCCTTGCGCCAGACAAGACCGCCGACGGCGCAATCACGCTTTCTCCCTGAGCGAGCTGCTGGTCGCCATCGCCATTCTCGCCCTTCTCGCCGCGCTCGCTGCGGCGGTGTTCGGCACCATGATGCACCGCGGCGACCGGGCCGACGCACTGGCCAAAACGCGAGCCATGGGCGCGGCGGTGCTGCATTACGCCTCCGACCACGGCGGTCTGCTCCCGCCCCTTTTCCCCGGGCAAGTGTTGGAATACGAGCACGGACGCGGCGGGCGCATTGTCACCGAGTGCGCCGCTTACCTCGGGATCCGGACGAACGAGGGGAAGTTCATCGTCGAATCCCTGCTGCCCCGCGCTTATGTCCGCGTGGCGCAACCCTCGGACCGTTCGCAGATGCGCGTGTGGGTTATGAACTCATCGGTCACAAACGGCAGCGGCGCAGTTATTTCGCCTTTCGGACGCGTTGCGACCGCGGGGCAACCGCCGGTGGAAAACATGCCCCTTGCCGCGGTTGTCGGGCCGGCGGCCTTGTGGATGATGAGCACGGCCGACCGCAAACAGCCCCAAGTGGCCGCGGCGCCATGGAAAGCCAACGCACCGCCCGATCCGCCTCTGGGCGATCGCCGTGCGGTTTTTCGCTTCGACGGGACGGCTGAACTTGTGCACACCAATACACCATGAAGAGCGGCATCCCCGTCCTCTGCAGTCTCCTTGTTTTCTGCCACGCGTCGCCGGGCGAAACCGTCACCTCCGAAGCCCACCGCTTCCGCGTCGAGCCGGTCGCCGAAAATCTCGACCATCCGTGGGCTGTCGAAAAACTGCCCGACGGACGCTTCCTCGTCACCGAGCGCCAAGGCAATCTGCTTCTGATCGACAGAGCCGGGGCGCCGCCGCAAAACATCGCGGGCGTTCCACCCGTCTTCGCCCGCGGCCAGGGGGGACTGCTCGATGTGGAATTGCATCCGGACTACGCGGAGAACGGATGGATCTATCTGACTTTTTCCAAACCGACCGGCAAAGGCGCGCTCACTTCGGTTGTCCGGGCGAAACTGGACGGCGGCAAACTCGCGGACTTGGAAACCATCTTCGAACCGCCCGCGGATCAGGCCACCGAAGCCGTGGTCCATTTCGGATCGCGCATCGCGTTCGACGGACGCGGCAACTTTTTCTTTTCCATCGGCGACCGCGGCGGACCCACCAATCCGCGGAACCTCGCGCAGAGCCTTTCGAGCGTGACGGGAAAAATTCACCGGCTTCGCGACGATGGCGCGGTGCCGCCGGACAACCCGTTCGTCGCCACGCCGGGCGCGATGCCTTCCATCTGGGCCTACGGAGTGCGCAATCCGCAGGGGCTGGTCTATGACACCGCTTCGGCAAGACTTTGGGAAACCGAACACGGACCGAGGGGCGGCGACGAGCTGAACATCATCCGCAAAGGCGCCAACTACGGGTGGCCGGTCGCGACCTTCGGTATCAACTACAGCGGAACGACCATCACCGACAAAACCAGCCTTCCCGGCATGGAGGATCCCGTGGCGCAGTGGACCCCGGTCATCGCCGCATCGGGGCTCGCGCTCTACCGCGGGGACAAATTTCCACGCTGGCAGGGCAACCTCTTTGCCGGCGGGCTCGCCGGACAGCGGCTCGTGCGCATCGAACTCTCCGGAGCGATCGTTGCCGCACAGGAAATTCTGCTCAAAGATACGGGACGCATCCGCGATGTCCGAGTGTTCGACGACGGATTTCTCTACGTCGTTTACGACGAGCCGGGCAAAGTCGTGCGGCTGGTTCCGGCCGAGTGAAGTTATTTCTCGGCTCGCGTCCCCGCCGCTGTAGTCTCCCGGACGATGGACGTTGAAATACTCTCGCGGATCCAGTTCGCGTTCACCGTCGCGTTTCATTACCTCTACCCGCCGCTGAGCATCGGTCTCGGCGTGATCTTGGTCATCATGGAGGCCATGTGGCTGAAAACCGGCCACGTGCGCTACCACAACATGGCCCGCTATTGGACCCGCATCTTCGGCCTCACCTTCGCCATCGGTGTGGCCTCCGGCATCGTGATGGAATTCGAATTCGGGACGAACTGGGCCGCTTATTCGCGCTTCGTGGGCGACGTCTTCGGCAGCGCCCTCGCCGCCGAGGGCATCTTCGCGTTTTTCCTCGAGTCCGGATTCCTGGCCATCCTGCTTTTCGGATGGAACAAGGTCGGGCCCAAACTTCATTTTTTCTCCACCCTCATGGTCTGCCTCGGCGCGCACTTCAGCGCGGTGTGGATCGTCGTCGCCAACTCTTGGATGCAAACACCGGCCGGGTTTTCCATCGAATACAACGGCGAGATCATGCCGCCGGGCTTCGTGCCGACCGCCGACCAAATCCTCCACTCGCGCGCCGTCATCCACGATTTCTGGGCCATGGTTTTCAATCCTTCGTCGATGGACCGACTTTCGCACGTCCTTGTCGGCGCCTGGCAGACCGGCGCGTTCCTCGTGGTCGGGATCAGCGCGTTTTATCTGCTTCGCGGACGCCACAAAGAATTCGCGGCCTCATCGCTGAAAATCGGACTGTGCGTCGCGGCCGTCGCGTCGCTGCTTCAACTGGCTACCGGCGCAAAGTCCGCCGATGGCGTGACGAGAAACCAGCCCGCCAAGCTGGCAGCGATGGAAGGAATTTTCAAAACCCAAACCGACGCTCCGATGTCTGTCGCCGGCTGGGTGAATACGGACAGCCAAGAGGTTATCGGACTGAAAATCCCCGGGATGCTCAGCTATCTGGTCGGCGGATCGACGGAAACCGTGGTCAAGGGCCTCGATGCTTTCCCCGCGCAGGAGTGGCCGCCCGTGCAACCCGTGTTCCAATTTTACCACATCATGATCGCCATCGGCATGGCTCTCATCGGCGTCGCATGGCTCGGGATATTTCTGTGGTGGCGCGGATGGCTCTTCGAAACAGCCAACCCTCTTGTCCGCGCGTATTATTGCATCCTCGTGCTTTCGGTGCTCGGACCGCAGGTCGCCAACCAGGCCGGATGGTTTACCGCCGAGATGGGGCGCCAGCCGTGGATCGTTTACGGGCTCATGCGCACATCGCAGGGGTTGTCGGAGGTGGTCGCGGCCAACCACGTGCTGGCATCGCTCATCATGTTCAGCCTGATCTACGCGCTGCTCTTTGCCGTTTTCCTTTACCTGCTTGCGCGCAAGATCCAACGGGGTCCGGACAACGAGGAGGACAGTGAAACGATGCCGGAGAGCTGGATTGCGCTGATGGAACGGCGCAAAGGGCAGGCCAGCGCGGCCGGCTGATCGCACCATGGACCTCAACACCATCTGGTTCATTTTGGTCGGCGTCCTCTTCACGGGCTACGCCATGCTCGACGGCTTCGATCTCGGCGTCGGCGCTTTGCACCTCTTTGTCAAAAAAGACGAAGACCGTCGCATCTTCCTCAACGCCATCGGGCCCGTGTGGGACGGCAACGAGGTGTGGCTTGTCACCGGCGGCGGTGCGCTCTTCGCCGCCTTCCCCGGGGTCTATGCCACGGTTTTCTCCGGGTTTTACCTCGCGTTCATGGCCCTGCTGGCCGCTCTCATTTTCCGGGCGGTGGCCATCGAGTTCCGCAGCAAAGAGCAATGGCACTGGTGGCGCACCATGTGGGATACGGGCTTTTCCCTCGGCAGCATCGTCTCCGGCCTTCTCATCGGCGTGGCCATGGGCAACATCCTCCAGGGCATCCCGCTCGACGCGCGAGGCAATTACACCGGCGGATTTTTCCATCTTCTGAATCCCTACGCGCTGCTGCTCGGGCTC includes:
- a CDS encoding glycoside hydrolase family 1 protein — translated: MQAARLLLATALVALAGCVTPPGQYRKPADAVVLKPLPKEKFWWGTSTASFQNEDRGMAADDPMNFRTDWDVFAGEGKAPARGDKAVSSWSRFDLDLKALKQLGVSHFRFGVEWARVEPKPGVINGQALARYVGMARQLRAAGIEPVVNLWHFTFPDWLYDGHDKSRANFLHPDAQEAWRAHVTRVVRAMKPYVRIYVPQNEPNGALNLGYIAGHWPPGLLLHPFAYKRAMRASAEMFRDAAAIIRRERPDALVMGIYSLPDWRRSFFGDPTAVVYNVVQRQNFDHLDKVADTMDIIGVNYYYAQDANIMRFLNRGHGEMSSNYTQMGWEIVPEGLYNVLTAVNKRYGKPIVISENGLGTQSEQKRIRYLREHIAQMRRAMADGVDVRGYFPWTLVDNYEWKEGWHGQFGLFSYDKETNVRNLEPAGKWFSAYIKARPNP
- a CDS encoding transcriptional repressor — encoded protein: MNYATRQRSAVQKTLEDAGRPMTPADIWTVARGLSPGLGIATVYRALRILMDMGEVEIVEIPGAPPHYERKHPQHHHHFLCDACQRVFEVEACASGIDQIAPQGFVVKRHSLTLYGACAECAAKGGGTTPA
- a CDS encoding prepilin-type N-terminal cleavage/methylation domain-containing protein, whose product is MRSQGRRNNACLIRFGFLSGKGPSSRTGLLFMRPCARQDRRRRNHAFSLSELLVAIAILALLAALAAAVFGTMMHRGDRADALAKTRAMGAAVLHYASDHGGLLPPLFPGQVLEYEHGRGGRIVTECAAYLGIRTNEGKFIVESLLPRAYVRVAQPSDRSQMRVWVMNSSVTNGSGAVISPFGRVATAGQPPVENMPLAAVVGPAALWMMSTADRKQPQVAAAPWKANAPPDPPLGDRRAVFRFDGTAELVHTNTP
- a CDS encoding PQQ-dependent sugar dehydrogenase, with translation MKSGIPVLCSLLVFCHASPGETVTSEAHRFRVEPVAENLDHPWAVEKLPDGRFLVTERQGNLLLIDRAGAPPQNIAGVPPVFARGQGGLLDVELHPDYAENGWIYLTFSKPTGKGALTSVVRAKLDGGKLADLETIFEPPADQATEAVVHFGSRIAFDGRGNFFFSIGDRGGPTNPRNLAQSLSSVTGKIHRLRDDGAVPPDNPFVATPGAMPSIWAYGVRNPQGLVYDTASARLWETEHGPRGGDELNIIRKGANYGWPVATFGINYSGTTITDKTSLPGMEDPVAQWTPVIAASGLALYRGDKFPRWQGNLFAGGLAGQRLVRIELSGAIVAAQEILLKDTGRIRDVRVFDDGFLYVVYDEPGKVVRLVPAE
- a CDS encoding cytochrome ubiquinol oxidase subunit I; the encoded protein is MDVEILSRIQFAFTVAFHYLYPPLSIGLGVILVIMEAMWLKTGHVRYHNMARYWTRIFGLTFAIGVASGIVMEFEFGTNWAAYSRFVGDVFGSALAAEGIFAFFLESGFLAILLFGWNKVGPKLHFFSTLMVCLGAHFSAVWIVVANSWMQTPAGFSIEYNGEIMPPGFVPTADQILHSRAVIHDFWAMVFNPSSMDRLSHVLVGAWQTGAFLVVGISAFYLLRGRHKEFAASSLKIGLCVAAVASLLQLATGAKSADGVTRNQPAKLAAMEGIFKTQTDAPMSVAGWVNTDSQEVIGLKIPGMLSYLVGGSTETVVKGLDAFPAQEWPPVQPVFQFYHIMIAIGMALIGVAWLGIFLWWRGWLFETANPLVRAYYCILVLSVLGPQVANQAGWFTAEMGRQPWIVYGLMRTSQGLSEVVAANHVLASLIMFSLIYALLFAVFLYLLARKIQRGPDNEEDSETMPESWIALMERRKGQASAAG